A window from Acidobacteriota bacterium encodes these proteins:
- a CDS encoding VWA domain-containing protein, which produces MLVLDASGSMWAQVGGRTKIAIARDAVDTMVSTWRGGDLGLMAYGHNRKGDCNDIEVLHPIGRADAAAMRRTVGGLNPRGMTPISASVRQAANLLRLSERKATVILISDGEETCGADPCAVGKELEAIGVDFTAHVVGFDIARGSRARQQLECLAASTGGRYLDARDARELSEALADVAAASSGPLTGAQEWLPGYSLGWVAGTVVDGVEDNHATRSVAFSVEQTARDCQTLCNGEAGCAGWHYEPTGSYFIDHPRCFLKGYTAPLRLEKQDDNWIAGVKPGARIVMEQP; this is translated from the coding sequence ATGCTGGTCCTCGATGCCTCGGGTTCCATGTGGGCCCAGGTCGGGGGCCGCACGAAGATCGCGATCGCACGCGACGCCGTCGATACGATGGTCTCGACGTGGCGGGGCGGTGACCTCGGCCTCATGGCGTACGGTCACAATCGCAAGGGCGACTGCAACGACATCGAAGTCCTGCACCCGATCGGCCGTGCGGACGCGGCCGCCATGCGCCGCACCGTCGGGGGCCTGAATCCCAGGGGCATGACACCCATCTCCGCCTCGGTCCGCCAGGCGGCAAACCTGCTGCGCTTGTCCGAACGGAAGGCGACAGTGATCCTGATCAGCGACGGCGAAGAGACATGCGGCGCCGATCCCTGCGCCGTCGGCAAGGAACTGGAAGCCATCGGTGTCGATTTCACCGCCCACGTCGTCGGCTTCGACATCGCCCGCGGCAGTCGCGCACGCCAGCAGCTCGAATGCCTGGCGGCAAGCACGGGCGGGCGCTATCTTGACGCGCGCGACGCGCGTGAGCTCTCCGAGGCCCTCGCTGACGTCGCCGCCGCGTCGAGTGGCCCGCTGACCGGCGCACAGGAGTGGTTGCCCGGGTATTCACTGGGGTGGGTGGCGGGCACGGTCGTCGACGGCGTCGAGGACAACCACGCGACGCGCAGCGTAGCGTTCAGCGTCGAACAGACCGCCAGGGACTGCCAGACGCTGTGCAACGGCGAGGCAGGTTGCGCCGGCTGGCACTATGAGCCCACCGGGAGCTATTTCATCGACCATCCGCGCTGCTTTCTCAAGGGGTACACGGCCCCTCTGCGATTGGAGAAGCAGGACGACAACTGGATCGCGGGCGTCAAGCCGGGCGCCAGGATCGTGATGGAGCAGCCATGA